From one Agathobaculum sp. NTUH-O15-33 genomic stretch:
- a CDS encoding polyribonucleotide nucleotidyltransferase encodes MSNINHFDFKDHRVFETTYAGRKLTVETGKLAQLANGSCLVRYGDTAVLVTATASAKPRDGIDFFPLSVDFEERLYSVGRIPGSFMRREGRPSEKAILASRQIDRPMRPLFPKDLRNDVSIVCTVLENDFDNSPEVVSLLGASIAVSISDIPFDYVVAGASVGLIDGKMVMNPTSEQRKVSDMEVTLCATKDKIVMIEAGANEVPEDTMFDALMEAHEEIKKMCAFISDIKDQIGKPKFDYEHHDIDHELFDKLEADCVSEFERVMDTDDKTVRDAGIREVVDAFKATLSEEYLAEHGAFLDECVDKLEKKIVRRWLASGKRVDGRGMEEVRPLAAEVGVLPRVHGTGLFTRGQTQVLTLCTLGTLGDAQELDTIFEEKEKRYMHHYNFPSYSVGETRPSRGPGRREIGHGALAERALLPVIPPVSEFPYALRLVSEVVSSNGSTSQGSVCGSTLALMDAGVPIKAPVAGISCGLITDGGQETTFTDIQGVEDFYGDMDFKVAGTKKGITAIQVDIKVDGLTPNIIKQAFEKCRVARYGILDEVMLKAIDAPRADVSDWAPKMTTMHIHPDKIREVIGKGGSVIQNIVAESGAKVDIEDDGTITIAAIKATDAEKAKKMIEAIVKEPEAGEIYYGKVVRLMAFGAFVNLLPGKDGMVHISKMADHRIEKVEDAVKEGDMVWVKVMEIDDKGRVNLSMKDVKEEEKIK; translated from the coding sequence ATGTCAAACATCAACCACTTTGATTTCAAGGATCACCGCGTTTTTGAAACCACCTACGCCGGCCGCAAGCTGACGGTCGAGACCGGCAAGCTGGCACAGCTCGCCAACGGCTCGTGTCTGGTGCGCTACGGCGACACCGCCGTGCTCGTCACCGCCACCGCTTCCGCCAAGCCGCGCGACGGCATCGACTTTTTCCCGCTTTCGGTCGATTTTGAGGAGCGTCTCTACTCCGTTGGCCGCATCCCCGGCTCGTTCATGCGCCGCGAAGGCCGCCCGAGCGAAAAGGCCATTCTGGCTTCCCGCCAGATCGACCGCCCGATGCGCCCCCTGTTCCCCAAGGACCTGAGAAACGACGTTTCCATCGTCTGCACCGTGCTGGAGAACGATTTTGACAATTCGCCCGAGGTCGTGTCCCTGCTGGGCGCGTCCATCGCGGTCTCTATTTCCGATATCCCGTTCGACTATGTCGTGGCGGGCGCTTCCGTCGGCCTGATCGACGGCAAGATGGTTATGAACCCCACCTCCGAGCAGCGCAAGGTCTCCGATATGGAAGTGACCCTGTGCGCCACGAAGGACAAGATCGTCATGATCGAAGCCGGCGCGAACGAAGTGCCGGAGGATACGATGTTTGACGCGCTGATGGAAGCGCACGAGGAAATCAAGAAGATGTGCGCCTTCATTTCCGATATCAAGGATCAGATCGGCAAGCCCAAGTTCGATTACGAACACCACGACATCGACCATGAGCTGTTCGACAAGCTGGAAGCCGACTGTGTTTCCGAGTTTGAGCGCGTCATGGATACGGACGACAAGACTGTGCGCGACGCGGGCATCCGCGAAGTCGTCGATGCGTTCAAGGCCACCCTTTCCGAGGAATACCTCGCCGAGCACGGCGCGTTCCTTGACGAGTGCGTGGACAAGCTCGAAAAGAAGATCGTTCGCCGCTGGCTGGCCTCCGGCAAGCGCGTGGACGGCCGCGGCATGGAGGAAGTCCGTCCGCTGGCCGCCGAAGTCGGCGTGCTGCCCCGCGTACACGGCACCGGCCTATTCACCCGCGGCCAGACGCAGGTGCTCACCCTTTGCACGCTCGGCACGCTGGGCGACGCGCAGGAGCTGGACACCATCTTTGAAGAAAAAGAAAAGCGCTATATGCACCACTACAACTTCCCGTCCTACTCGGTCGGTGAAACCCGTCCGTCGCGCGGCCCCGGCCGCCGCGAGATCGGCCACGGCGCGCTTGCTGAGCGCGCGCTGCTGCCCGTGATCCCGCCGGTGAGCGAATTCCCGTACGCGCTGCGTCTGGTTTCCGAGGTCGTTTCCTCCAACGGTTCCACCTCGCAGGGCTCGGTCTGCGGTTCCACGCTGGCTCTGATGGACGCCGGCGTGCCGATCAAGGCGCCGGTAGCCGGTATCTCCTGCGGTCTGATCACGGATGGCGGTCAGGAGACCACCTTTACCGATATTCAGGGCGTTGAGGACTTCTACGGCGATATGGACTTTAAGGTGGCCGGTACCAAGAAGGGTATCACCGCGATTCAGGTCGATATCAAGGTCGACGGTCTGACCCCGAACATCATCAAGCAGGCGTTTGAAAAGTGCCGCGTTGCCCGCTATGGCATCCTCGACGAAGTTATGCTGAAGGCGATCGACGCGCCGCGCGCCGATGTTTCCGATTGGGCGCCCAAGATGACCACCATGCATATTCACCCGGATAAGATCCGCGAGGTTATCGGCAAGGGCGGCAGCGTGATCCAGAATATCGTTGCCGAATCCGGCGCAAAGGTCGACATCGAGGACGACGGCACCATCACCATCGCCGCCATCAAGGCGACCGATGCGGAGAAGGCCAAGAAGATGATCGAAGCCATTGTTAAGGAGCCGGAAGCCGGCGAGATTTACTACGGCAAGGTCGTCCGCCTGATGGCGTTCGGCGCGTTTGTCAACCTGCTGCCCGGCAAGGACGGCATGGTTCACATTTCCAAGATGGCCGACCACCGCATTGAAAAGGTGGAGGACGCTGTTAAGGAAGGCGATATGGTCTGGGTCAAGGTCATGGAGATCGACGACAAGGGCCGCGTCAACCTGTCCATGAAGGATGTCAAGGAAGAAGAAAAGATCAAGTAA
- the rpsO gene encoding 30S ribosomal protein S15: protein MIRKEDKTAVIEANRTHATDTGSPEVQIAILTARIQELTEHLKIHKKDNHSRRGLLKMVGQRRSLLAYLQKKDINRYRALIAKLGIRK from the coding sequence ATGATCCGTAAGGAAGACAAAACCGCTGTAATTGAAGCAAACCGCACCCATGCGACCGACACCGGCTCGCCGGAAGTCCAGATCGCCATCCTGACCGCGCGCATTCAGGAGCTCACCGAGCACCTGAAGATCCACAAGAAGGATAACCATTCCCGCCGCGGCCTGCTCAAGATGGTCGGTCAGCGCCGTTCGCTGCTGGCTTACCTGCAGAAGAAGGACATCAACCGTTACCGCGCACTGATCGCCAAGCTCGGCATCCGTAAGTAA
- a CDS encoding SPL family radical SAM protein, with the protein METVPAKTIVTNAKAPSAWFGARYMMNIYRGCCHGCIYCDSRSECYRVEDFDTVHAKENALAIIRSDLNRKTRSGVVATGAMSDPYNPFERETELTRHALELISAYGFGAAIATKSDLICRDIDVLREIHANAPVLCKMTVTTTDDALAKKIEPRAPSPTQRFDALARLAAAGLPTCILLMPVLPWLTDSGENIRAIVRSAKEAGVMGIYPAFGVTMRDRQRAHLYEALDREFPGLREKYAARYGTRYSCGVPRAKALWHLFSTACDQAGLFYRMRDIIRRYQRGYGDGQLSLFL; encoded by the coding sequence ATGGAGACCGTTCCGGCCAAAACCATAGTAACGAACGCCAAGGCGCCCAGCGCATGGTTTGGGGCGCGTTATATGATGAACATCTACCGCGGCTGCTGTCACGGCTGCATTTACTGCGACAGCCGCTCCGAATGCTACCGGGTGGAGGATTTCGACACCGTGCACGCAAAGGAAAACGCGCTTGCCATCATCCGAAGCGATCTGAACCGCAAAACGCGTTCCGGCGTGGTGGCGACCGGCGCGATGAGCGACCCCTATAACCCGTTTGAGCGCGAGACCGAACTGACGCGCCACGCGCTTGAACTTATTTCCGCCTATGGTTTCGGCGCGGCCATCGCCACCAAGAGCGATCTGATCTGCCGCGATATCGACGTGCTGCGCGAAATACACGCAAACGCCCCCGTACTATGCAAAATGACCGTGACCACCACGGACGACGCGCTCGCGAAAAAGATAGAGCCGCGCGCCCCCTCGCCCACCCAGCGCTTTGACGCGCTCGCGCGGCTGGCGGCGGCCGGTCTGCCCACCTGCATCTTATTGATGCCCGTTTTGCCGTGGCTGACCGACAGCGGGGAAAATATACGCGCCATTGTAAGAAGCGCCAAGGAAGCGGGCGTGATGGGCATATACCCCGCCTTCGGCGTGACCATGCGCGACCGCCAGCGCGCCCACCTGTACGAAGCGCTGGACCGGGAGTTCCCCGGATTGCGCGAAAAATACGCGGCGCGTTACGGCACGCGCTATTCCTGCGGCGTGCCGCGCGCGAAAGCGCTGTGGCACCTATTCTCCACCGCGTGCGATCAGGCGGGCCTGTTCTACCGCATGCGCGATATCATCCGCCGCTACCAGCGCGGCTACGGGGATGGGCAGCTATCGCTTTTTCTATAA
- a CDS encoding GGDEF domain-containing protein: protein MLRLLLAAAAAYCYCDRYFTYAAKALARPAAPVRYTLGLFLVNYTVFFLCSVMQFHLIVNWTLLFALLFAETLPLFRGGLLPSGLLALQGALIGLTFNMLSRCIVTLVLDVPLNAVNNNTSQADNIKLYPVMAGFLLAALVFQLYLKPGRIRALRLVMRSREHLRVFLWMAAILYGYLSLGLLLYSTGENLLVLKLWGIKSAVFTAVGYQYGLWYTIRMCRLSLYRKQNEKMRAEVRLQRRETESLRSLAFRDALTGLFNRQCAQQRIEGMVDRREPFCLCFIDLNGLKHVNDRIGHSAGDAYLLAAAQEIGRVLRPGADHLFRYGGDEFIALFSDYTEEEAGRKLREADRMLRACSNTSAYPFSLSLCFGAVRSDAAAGPDELIQAADRKMYQQKA from the coding sequence GTGCTGAGACTGCTTTTAGCCGCTGCCGCCGCCTATTGCTACTGCGACCGGTATTTTACTTACGCCGCCAAAGCGCTGGCGCGCCCCGCCGCCCCAGTGCGGTACACGCTGGGCCTGTTCCTTGTCAATTACACGGTGTTTTTCCTGTGCAGCGTGATGCAGTTCCACCTGATCGTGAACTGGACGCTGCTGTTCGCGCTTTTGTTTGCCGAAACGCTGCCGCTGTTTCGCGGCGGCCTGCTGCCTTCCGGCTTGCTTGCGCTGCAAGGCGCGCTGATTGGGCTCACCTTCAATATGCTCAGCCGCTGCATTGTCACGCTCGTGCTCGATGTGCCGCTGAACGCGGTGAATAACAATACCAGTCAGGCGGACAATATCAAGCTGTATCCGGTCATGGCCGGTTTCCTTTTGGCCGCGCTGGTGTTTCAGTTGTATTTGAAGCCCGGCCGTATCCGGGCGCTCCGCTTGGTCATGCGCAGCAGGGAGCATTTGCGCGTGTTTTTATGGATGGCGGCGATTCTTTACGGTTATCTGTCGTTGGGCCTGCTTTTGTACAGCACCGGGGAAAATCTGCTGGTGCTCAAGCTGTGGGGCATCAAATCGGCGGTGTTTACGGCTGTGGGCTATCAATACGGTCTGTGGTATACCATCCGCATGTGCCGTCTGTCCCTATACCGGAAGCAAAATGAAAAAATGCGCGCCGAGGTGCGCTTACAGCGCAGGGAAACCGAAAGCCTGCGCTCGCTGGCGTTTCGCGATGCGCTGACCGGCCTGTTTAACCGGCAGTGCGCGCAGCAGCGCATTGAAGGAATGGTTGACCGGCGCGAGCCGTTTTGCCTGTGCTTTATCGATCTGAACGGGCTCAAGCACGTCAACGACCGGATCGGGCACTCGGCGGGCGACGCGTACTTGCTGGCGGCCGCGCAGGAGATCGGGCGCGTGCTCCGGCCGGGGGCGGATCATCTGTTCCGCTACGGCGGGGATGAGTTTATCGCGCTTTTCTCCGACTACACTGAAGAAGAGGCCGGGCGCAAGCTGCGCGAAGCCGACCGCATGCTGCGCGCGTGCAGCAACACCTCGGCCTACCCGTTTTCGCTATCGCTATGCTTTGGCGCGGTGCGTTCGGACGCCGCTGCCGGGCCGGACGAGCTGATCCAAGCGGCGGACCGGAAAATGTATCAGCAAAAGGCGTAA
- a CDS encoding GGDEF domain-containing protein, with product MLVAVVLVVVLSVLHSRVCLRLDDALCGPCGDGLGWRIAGYVPAALLFTALTVWRIPLLAFYSLVYLVKLVRLLPRRGAWLTRQALLHTRFVTFAALHLMAIGAVALAGRLSLADAMNDPMRRLFTLILAMTADLACGMIMLRHSRVIALFARDEGRGDFRPFNRCLWWCVLSILVDGMLGRFDTLTLHTPLFLIGSNALLLFLIACFLRDISAIVENIGEEGENAELREEIETNARTAAMLRRSASSDALTGAYSRSYAVARMQTMLEQGEPFAAVFIDLDRLKQVNDRHGHKAGDDHLRDFAGRFSRLQQPQDIFARYGGDEFLVLLPSADEEQAGKRMRAVRDRLAGGQDKCPFSFGVACYAGGTPPEAQALIDQADAAMYQDKQRGRRSVQGGA from the coding sequence GTGCTGGTCGCGGTAGTTTTGGTCGTGGTGCTGTCCGTGCTGCACAGCCGTGTTTGCCTGCGTTTGGATGATGCACTGTGCGGGCCATGCGGGGATGGGCTCGGTTGGCGTATCGCCGGGTATGTTCCGGCGGCGCTGCTGTTTACCGCGCTGACGGTATGGCGCATCCCGCTTTTGGCGTTCTATTCGCTCGTTTATCTGGTAAAGCTTGTGCGCCTGCTGCCGCGCCGCGGCGCGTGGCTGACGAGGCAGGCCCTGCTCCATACACGGTTTGTCACCTTTGCGGCGCTGCACCTGATGGCGATCGGCGCGGTCGCGCTCGCGGGACGGCTCAGTTTGGCCGACGCCATGAACGACCCGATGCGGCGGCTGTTCACCCTGATTCTGGCGATGACGGCCGATCTGGCGTGCGGCATGATCATGCTGCGGCATAGCCGGGTGATCGCCTTGTTCGCGCGGGACGAGGGCCGGGGCGATTTTCGGCCCTTCAACCGTTGCCTGTGGTGGTGCGTGCTTTCCATTTTGGTGGATGGGATGCTGGGCCGGTTTGATACGCTTACCCTGCACACGCCGCTGTTTTTGATCGGCAGCAACGCGCTACTGCTGTTTCTTATCGCCTGTTTCTTGCGCGATATCAGCGCCATTGTGGAAAACATCGGCGAGGAGGGGGAAAACGCGGAGCTGCGCGAGGAGATCGAAACCAACGCGCGCACCGCCGCCATGCTGCGCCGCAGCGCCTCGTCCGACGCGCTCACCGGCGCTTATTCCCGCAGCTATGCCGTGGCGCGCATGCAGACCATGCTGGAGCAAGGCGAGCCCTTTGCCGCCGTATTTATCGATCTGGACCGGCTCAAGCAGGTCAACGACCGGCATGGCCACAAGGCGGGGGATGACCACCTGCGCGATTTTGCCGGGCGGTTCAGCCGCTTGCAGCAGCCGCAGGATATTTTTGCGCGCTACGGAGGGGACGAGTTCCTTGTATTGCTGCCGTCCGCCGATGAGGAGCAAGCCGGAAAACGCATGCGCGCGGTCCGCGACCGGCTCGCCGGTGGTCAGGATAAGTGCCCGTTTAGCTTTGGCGTGGCCTGCTACGCGGGCGGTACGCCGCCCGAGGCGCAGGCGCTGATCGATCAGGCCGACGCCGCCATGTATCAGGATAAGCAACGGGGCCGTCGGTCCGTGCAGGGAGGTGCGTGA
- a CDS encoding S41 family peptidase: MKRAKLAPAALSLVLLLTGCGPQPAGPGSADSARWNPALNNILGLTAEQRLEDYDYFRDTLQNSYLYLGVHDREVPDDPSSGIFDEYRELIAANDTDEAFYTALYSCLYRLNGFGHLWLIEPEGYQATVEAAQLGAYSDKPYWAEVIGSSKAREGYAKLSAYLAERDKDDPYDGQSPTVDEDYQNLRTMLLPGGEIGYIKIDSFLAPYEYEEEQNALFAFYEQAANCTDLIIDLTENSGGSELYWQNLIVAPHIDQPLACENYALLAKSENNTPYIESAFRPEELHPIAELPKLPAFQQSGTQAATHFIVSKLAVSPSAYRSPFRGRLWFLVNESVYSASESLCVFAKQTGFATLVGTQTGGDGIGALDPVYMTLPNSGLMIQYSMMFGLNPDGSSSEEAGTTPDIVSPAGETPLITALRAIIEK; encoded by the coding sequence ATGAAACGAGCAAAGCTGGCGCCGGCCGCGCTGTCGCTTGTTCTGCTGCTGACAGGGTGCGGCCCACAGCCTGCCGGGCCGGGTTCGGCGGATAGCGCGCGGTGGAACCCCGCGCTGAATAATATACTCGGTCTGACAGCCGAGCAGCGCTTGGAGGATTACGACTATTTCCGGGACACGCTGCAAAACAGCTACCTGTACCTTGGCGTGCACGACCGGGAAGTACCGGACGACCCGTCAAGCGGCATTTTTGACGAGTACCGCGAGTTGATCGCCGCAAACGATACGGACGAGGCCTTTTATACCGCGCTTTACAGCTGCCTATACCGTTTGAACGGATTTGGCCACCTGTGGCTGATCGAACCAGAGGGTTATCAAGCTACGGTGGAAGCGGCCCAACTAGGCGCTTACAGCGATAAGCCCTATTGGGCCGAGGTGATCGGCAGCTCAAAGGCCCGAGAGGGCTACGCCAAGCTATCCGCCTATTTAGCGGAGCGGGACAAGGACGATCCATATGACGGCCAGAGCCCCACGGTGGACGAGGATTACCAAAACCTGCGCACGATGCTGCTGCCCGGCGGTGAGATCGGCTACATCAAGATCGACAGCTTTCTCGCGCCGTATGAGTACGAGGAGGAACAGAACGCGCTTTTCGCCTTTTACGAGCAGGCCGCAAATTGCACCGACCTGATAATCGACCTGACCGAGAACAGCGGCGGCAGCGAGCTTTACTGGCAGAATCTGATCGTCGCGCCGCATATCGACCAGCCGCTCGCCTGCGAAAACTACGCGTTGCTGGCCAAAAGCGAGAATAACACGCCCTATATCGAATCCGCTTTCCGGCCGGAGGAGCTGCACCCGATCGCCGAACTGCCAAAGCTGCCCGCCTTTCAGCAAAGTGGCACCCAAGCCGCCACCCATTTTATAGTCAGCAAGCTTGCGGTCTCGCCCTCCGCCTACCGCAGCCCGTTCCGTGGACGCTTATGGTTTTTGGTGAATGAAAGCGTGTACTCGGCCAGCGAGAGCCTGTGCGTGTTTGCCAAACAGACCGGCTTTGCCACACTGGTTGGCACGCAGACCGGCGGCGACGGCATCGGCGCGCTCGACCCGGTTTATATGACGCTGCCCAACAGCGGCCTGATGATCCAGTACTCCATGATGTTCGGCCTGAACCCGGACGGTTCAAGCAGCGAGGAAGCGGGCACCACGCCCGATATCGTTTCGCCGGCCGGAGAAACGCCGCTGATCACCGCGCTGCGCGCCATCATCGAAAAATAG
- the spoIID gene encoding stage II sporulation protein D gives MRKLFYAGLGLVLILYLLPAVYQIMGRGDKLAIDFETLDLPGAVPASQTPEASPGAAQDETGDADAPLDYSSITVSIDGKPETLSLESYVAGVTAAEIGDEFPEEAIRAQAVAARTYAVYKIFRGRPDAHPDADVCDDFHHCAAYRADAAEASTGGGLTRVQQAVKDTAGQILTYNDEPIAAVFHCASGPRTETATDVWGGDDIPYLQSVVSPGGSACEKYEGTVKVTADEFREKVKAAFPTADVSGKPKSWFKASVRSEAGGIETIKLGGVTVEGTAVRELFGLNSTNFTVTTDEDAITFHTIGYGHGVGLSQYGAKYLAEQGEDFEKILTHYYPGTSLTQI, from the coding sequence ATGCGCAAGCTGTTTTACGCGGGATTGGGGCTAGTGCTTATTTTGTATCTGCTGCCCGCTGTTTATCAAATCATGGGGCGCGGGGACAAACTCGCGATCGACTTTGAAACGCTCGACCTGCCGGGCGCGGTGCCCGCGAGCCAAACGCCGGAAGCGTCGCCCGGCGCGGCGCAGGATGAGACCGGCGACGCTGACGCGCCGCTCGACTATTCTTCCATTACCGTTTCGATCGACGGCAAGCCGGAAACCCTATCGTTGGAAAGCTATGTGGCGGGCGTGACGGCGGCGGAGATCGGCGATGAGTTCCCCGAAGAGGCTATCCGCGCGCAGGCGGTAGCGGCGCGCACCTATGCAGTCTATAAAATCTTTCGCGGCCGGCCGGACGCGCACCCGGACGCCGACGTATGCGACGATTTCCACCACTGCGCGGCCTACCGCGCGGACGCGGCGGAAGCTTCGACCGGCGGCGGGCTGACGCGCGTGCAGCAGGCGGTAAAGGACACGGCGGGCCAAATTCTGACCTACAATGATGAACCGATCGCGGCGGTGTTCCACTGCGCGAGCGGCCCGCGCACCGAGACCGCGACCGATGTTTGGGGCGGGGACGATATCCCCTATTTGCAAAGCGTGGTCAGCCCCGGCGGTTCGGCCTGCGAGAAATATGAAGGCACGGTGAAGGTAACGGCGGATGAATTTCGGGAAAAGGTAAAAGCCGCCTTTCCGACCGCCGACGTATCCGGCAAACCAAAGTCATGGTTTAAAGCCTCCGTGCGGTCGGAAGCGGGCGGCATAGAAACCATCAAGCTGGGCGGCGTAACGGTTGAGGGCACGGCGGTGCGCGAGCTGTTCGGCCTGAACTCCACCAACTTCACCGTCACCACGGACGAGGACGCGATCACCTTCCACACCATCGGCTACGGCCACGGCGTGGGCCTGTCGCAATACGGCGCCAAGTACCTTGCCGAGCAGGGCGAAGATTTTGAAAAAATTCTAACGCATTATTATCCCGGCACGTCGCTCACGCAAATTTAA
- a CDS encoding M23 family metallopeptidase, translated as MKNYQSKHVSTLSTRGFYTILTICALIIAVSVYVLTSTASRGQEEGPATISTPIIAPTEAIPDLSGDEPVSADEPEPAEPASATAETKEKEQAPAVVETVHAPVYVRPTSGAIITPFSGDELLYQPTLGDWRTHTGTDIGAEPGEPVLALTDGTVISVYDDALYGTSVTVSHDAELTTTYSGLDAVRVSAGQAVEAGETLGTCAETIDAEADLGTHIHVVAQRAGTNIDVLELLGEAETE; from the coding sequence ATGAAAAATTATCAATCCAAACACGTATCCACACTATCCACACGCGGCTTTTACACGATTTTGACCATATGCGCGCTGATCATCGCGGTATCGGTCTATGTGCTGACGAGCACCGCTTCGCGCGGTCAGGAGGAAGGCCCGGCGACGATCTCCACACCGATCATCGCGCCGACCGAAGCCATCCCCGACCTGTCGGGCGACGAGCCGGTATCCGCCGACGAACCCGAACCGGCGGAGCCCGCGTCCGCCACGGCGGAAACGAAAGAGAAGGAGCAAGCTCCCGCCGTGGTCGAGACCGTGCACGCGCCGGTCTACGTCCGTCCGACGTCGGGCGCGATCATCACCCCGTTTTCGGGTGACGAGCTGCTTTACCAGCCGACGCTTGGCGATTGGCGCACGCACACGGGCACCGATATCGGCGCCGAGCCGGGCGAGCCGGTGCTTGCCCTGACGGACGGCACGGTCATTTCGGTTTATGACGACGCGCTGTACGGCACAAGCGTCACCGTATCGCACGACGCGGAGCTGACCACCACCTATTCCGGCCTTGACGCGGTGCGCGTTTCCGCCGGTCAGGCCGTGGAAGCGGGCGAGACCCTCGGCACCTGCGCGGAGACCATCGACGCGGAAGCCGACCTTGGCACCCACATCCACGTGGTCGCCCAGCGCGCCGGCACCAACATCGACGTTCTGGAGCTGCTCGGGGAAGCGGAAACTGAATAA